A region of Aquarana catesbeiana isolate 2022-GZ linkage group LG08, ASM4218655v1, whole genome shotgun sequence DNA encodes the following proteins:
- the LOC141106829 gene encoding uncharacterized protein, translating to MTAPIRIEEDQSHMTEKILNLTLEIIYLLTGERFPLVKSGDHMTITVPPCDSLKPERHNMEKILEVTKKMMELLTGEVRRILGILGHYPVTDKGCVWMVTVSLCVSGSYKVSGCHCLFLHGGVGVFRRTQGSLQGRHDGQSAAPHITGSPINGSSNGNPPERCPRPLYSRDSTQEDHTIPHHHQSENLRDPKVEVKEEIKEEDDEDGVMEEEHKDLYQDTIEESSSYRNPPERCPRPLYSRDSTQEDHNYTKHHQNENTKDNVIVKEEYKEEDEEYGVMKKFSEGHKDMMEPPNTRNPPERCPRPLYSRDPTQEGHTIPHCYKSGDPIDIEFEVKSEEEERYVRDDQQSMEEDGITGTFIEEDTPTEISTGGSLTLNPFLHPYCSLIGPE from the exons atgacggcaccaatcaGAATTGAGGAGGaccagagtcacatgactgagaagatactaaacctcaccctggagatcatctacctgctgaccggagag agatttcctcttgtgaagtcaggtgatcatatgaccatcacagtgcctccatgtgactccctaaaacctgagagacacaacatggagaagattctagaagtcaccaagaagatgatggagctgctgacaggagaggtgaggaggattctgggaattctgggacattatccagtaacagacaagggatgtgtctggatggtgactgtatcattgtgtgtgtcaggttcctataaggtgtcaggatgtcactgtctatttctccatggaggagtgggagtatttagaaggacacaaggatctctacaaggacgtcatgatggacaatcagccgcccctcacatcaccgg atcccccatca atggatccagtaatgggaacccaccagagagatgtccccgtcctctgtattcccgggattccacacaggaagatcacaccatccctcaccatcatcag agtgaaaacctgagagatcctaaagttgaggttaaagaagagataaaagaggaggatgatgaggatggggtgatggaggaagagcataaagatctgtaccaggacaccatagaggagtcatccagctacagaaacccaccagagagatgtccccgtcctctgtattcccgggattccacacaggaagatcacaactACACGAaacatcatcag aaTGAAAACACCAAGGATAATGTTATTgtaaaagaagagtataaagaggaggatgaggagtatggagtgatgaagaagttttcagaaggacacaaggatatgatggagccacctaataccaggaacccaccagagagatgtccccgtcctctgtattcccgggatcccacacaggaaggtcacaccatccctcactgttacaag agtggagatccaatcgatatagaatttgaggttaaatcagaagaagaagagaggtatgtgagggatgatcagcagtctatggaggaggatggaataacggggacatttatagaggaggacactcctacagagatcagcacaggtgggtcattaacactaaatccattcctccacccatactgctcactgattggtccagagtag